In the genome of Ignavibacteriales bacterium, one region contains:
- a CDS encoding DUF4783 domain-containing protein → MIRTLHILLTILLITSPAQIIFGQGNSLVDKNRLNNQKSESQIVFDEIQTGISESNVAALSGYFSPQTYLSLSNGVSGYYSSNQAYYVLEEYFKVYQITSFRFNNIRNDETSPYATGVYSYDLKGKRDTARVYISLKKTGNRWKISQITFN, encoded by the coding sequence ATGATTAGAACTCTTCACATATTATTGACAATCCTTTTAATTACATCCCCTGCACAAATTATTTTTGGGCAGGGGAATAGTCTTGTTGATAAGAACCGATTGAATAATCAGAAATCCGAATCACAAATTGTGTTTGATGAAATTCAAACCGGTATTTCTGAAAGTAATGTTGCCGCGCTGTCAGGGTATTTCAGTCCGCAGACATACCTGAGTTTATCAAACGGAGTCAGCGGTTATTACAGTTCTAACCAGGCTTATTATGTACTCGAGGAATATTTTAAGGTTTACCAGATCACATCATTCAGGTTTAATAATATCAGAAATGATGAAACTTCACCTTATGCTACAGGAGTTTACAGTTATGATCTGAAAGGTAAACGCGATACAGCCCGTGTATATATCTCACTTAAAAAAACAGGCAACCGCTGGAAAATATCACAGATAACATTTAACTGA
- a CDS encoding dihydroorotase, which produces MKIVLKDVNVFNPHQKLNEKNVDVLIVDGVIQKIGKLEKKESEGAKEFELKNKYVVPGLFDMHVHLREPGREDEETVVTGCNAAANGGFTGLACMPNTEPAIDSAEVITLIKDKAMNHLVDVYPVGAATMSRKGETISPMAELYEAGAVGFSDDGIAIKTASILKRALEYSKMYNLPVIEHCEDESLAGGAMNESINSTLLGLPPIPSVAEDLIVMRDIMMAEYTGGKVHIAHISTKRSVELVREAKARGINVTAEVTPHHFTLTDDAVKTYDTNTKMNPPLRTQADVDEILAGLKDGTIDCIASDHAPHSIEEKEAEFEYAPNGIIGLETQVGLAFTELYHKKVLSLEQIIEKLSINPRKILNLPVPQIKEGETANISIIDIDEVWTADIHKSKSLSINSPFHKRLLTGKPAAVINKGKIFIGGEFSVL; this is translated from the coding sequence ATGAAGATAGTTCTTAAAGATGTAAATGTTTTTAATCCCCATCAGAAGTTGAATGAAAAAAATGTTGATGTTCTGATAGTTGACGGAGTTATACAAAAGATAGGTAAGCTTGAAAAGAAAGAATCTGAAGGCGCAAAAGAATTTGAGTTGAAGAATAAATATGTGGTTCCTGGATTATTCGATATGCACGTACACTTACGCGAACCCGGAAGAGAAGATGAAGAAACTGTCGTAACCGGATGCAACGCGGCGGCAAACGGGGGATTTACTGGACTCGCCTGTATGCCTAACACAGAACCCGCTATTGATTCCGCGGAAGTGATAACATTAATAAAAGACAAAGCGATGAATCATCTTGTTGATGTTTATCCTGTTGGCGCAGCTACAATGTCAAGAAAAGGAGAAACGATTTCTCCAATGGCTGAGTTGTATGAAGCCGGCGCGGTTGGTTTTTCTGATGATGGAATTGCGATTAAAACAGCATCAATACTAAAACGCGCACTTGAATATTCTAAAATGTATAATCTGCCGGTAATTGAACATTGTGAAGATGAATCTCTCGCAGGCGGTGCGATGAATGAAAGTATAAACTCGACGTTACTCGGCTTACCTCCAATTCCTTCAGTTGCAGAAGACCTGATCGTGATGCGCGATATAATGATGGCTGAATACACAGGTGGTAAAGTTCACATCGCACATATAAGTACAAAGAGGTCTGTTGAACTTGTAAGGGAAGCTAAGGCAAGAGGCATTAACGTAACTGCTGAAGTAACACCTCATCACTTTACACTGACTGATGATGCGGTTAAAACTTATGATACTAATACAAAGATGAATCCTCCTCTTCGAACTCAGGCAGATGTTGATGAGATTCTTGCCGGATTAAAAGACGGCACAATTGATTGCATAGCAAGTGATCACGCACCACATTCAATTGAAGAAAAAGAAGCTGAGTTTGAATACGCACCAAACGGAATTATTGGACTTGAAACACAAGTGGGATTGGCTTTCACAGAACTTTACCATAAAAAAGTTTTATCACTTGAACAGATCATTGAAAAACTTTCAATCAATCCGAGAAAAATCCTTAATCTTCCTGTCCCTCAAATTAAAGAGGGTGAAACAGCAAACATTAGTATTATAGATATTGATGAAGTCTGGACTGCGGATATTCATAAGTCCAAATCGCTTTCAATAAATTCACCTTTCCATAAGAGATTGCTGACGGGTAAACCCGCTGCAGTAATCAATAAAGGAAAGATCTTTATAGGCGGCGAGTTTAGTGTACTTTAA
- a CDS encoding aspartate carbamoyltransferase catalytic subunit, whose amino-acid sequence MSLSSRHLLGLQGVPKEDIQLILDTATTFREVLERPIKRVPTLQGKTVVNLFYENSTRTRISFELAEKRLSADAVNFSVSTSSVSKGETLKDTMKNIEAMKVDMVVVRHAAAGTPLFLTKICDSNIINAGDGIHEHPTQALLDMYSIREKLGKLAGLKVCIVGDVAHSRVALSNIFGLKTMGAKVSVCGPSTMIPRYMEELGVDVIHNIDEAIQENDVLNVLRIQLERKAREYFPSIREYTKYFGITQQRLDKNGKDILLLHPGPINRGVEISSEVADGMNQIILKQVTNGVAVRMAVLYLLGTLN is encoded by the coding sequence ATGTCGTTATCCAGCAGGCATTTGTTAGGGTTGCAGGGTGTACCTAAAGAAGATATCCAGTTAATACTTGATACAGCAACAACGTTCAGGGAAGTTCTTGAAAGACCTATTAAAAGAGTTCCGACATTGCAGGGAAAAACTGTAGTGAACCTGTTTTATGAAAACTCTACAAGAACAAGGATCTCTTTCGAACTCGCTGAAAAAAGATTATCAGCCGACGCGGTAAACTTCAGCGTTTCGACAAGCAGTGTAAGCAAAGGTGAAACACTGAAAGATACAATGAAAAATATCGAAGCGATGAAAGTCGATATGGTGGTTGTTAGACACGCCGCTGCAGGTACTCCGCTATTCCTTACAAAGATCTGTGATTCAAACATAATCAACGCGGGAGACGGAATTCACGAACACCCAACTCAGGCTTTACTTGATATGTATTCGATAAGAGAAAAACTAGGCAAGCTTGCCGGACTTAAAGTCTGTATAGTCGGTGATGTTGCGCACAGCCGTGTTGCTCTTTCAAATATTTTCGGGTTGAAAACTATGGGTGCAAAAGTTTCCGTGTGCGGACCTTCGACAATGATACCGAGATATATGGAAGAACTCGGTGTGGATGTTATCCACAACATCGATGAAGCGATACAGGAGAATGATGTGTTGAATGTTCTCCGCATCCAGCTTGAACGAAAAGCGAGAGAATATTTTCCATCAATAAGGGAATACACAAAATATTTTGGTATTACCCAGCAGCGGCTTGATAAGAACGGCAAAGATATTTTGCTGCTTCATCCCGGACCAATTAACCGCGGTGTTGAAATATCATCGGAAGTTGCTGACGGAATGAACCAGATAATTTTAAAACAAGTTACAAACGGGGTCGCTGTAAGGATGGCGGTCCTGTATTTACTCGGTACTTTAAACTAA
- the pyrR gene encoding bifunctional pyr operon transcriptional regulator/uracil phosphoribosyltransferase PyrR yields the protein MSIKSKVIDEAGLQRIITRIAHEILEKNKGSKNLVLMGMRTRGEFLARRIFEKIKEIEKIELPLGVLDITLYRDDFRTRLKQPEVSVSDITFDINEKDIILIDDVLYTGRTVRSALNAIMDMGRPSSIQLFILVDRGHRELPIRADYVGKNIPTSTNEEIKVKMNEVDGEDAIYLVEAKQN from the coding sequence ATGAGCATAAAATCAAAAGTAATCGACGAAGCCGGTCTGCAAAGAATCATCACAAGAATAGCCCACGAGATACTTGAAAAGAATAAAGGTTCAAAAAATCTTGTGCTTATGGGAATGAGAACACGCGGCGAGTTCCTTGCAAGGCGCATCTTCGAAAAAATAAAAGAGATTGAAAAGATAGAACTGCCGCTCGGCGTTCTTGACATAACACTTTACCGTGATGATTTCCGGACAAGATTAAAACAGCCGGAAGTTTCGGTATCAGACATAACATTCGACATCAACGAAAAAGATATTATCCTTATCGATGATGTACTTTACACAGGAAGAACAGTCCGTTCCGCGCTTAACGCAATAATGGATATGGGAAGACCTTCATCAATACAGCTTTTTATACTTGTTGACAGGGGTCACCGCGAACTTCCTATAAGAGCAGACTATGTAGGAAAAAATATTCCTACTTCAACCAATGAAGAAATTAAAGTTAAAATGAACGAGGTTGACGGCGAAGACGCGATCTACCTTGTTGAAGCAAAACAAAATTAG
- a CDS encoding RDD family protein translates to MENSDNKTGSLKNSNMGVIYSKDDHIGLWKRILIIIIDCLALLIFGVIILLLFEMFQLPDNYLIITGFVVVFIYLTILKASGTGTLAYIILKVKVVGLDGSRPSF, encoded by the coding sequence ATGGAAAACTCTGATAATAAAACTGGGTCACTTAAAAACTCAAATATGGGGGTAATTTATTCTAAAGACGATCATATCGGTCTTTGGAAAAGAATACTAATTATTATAATTGATTGCCTGGCTCTTCTAATATTTGGCGTAATTATTTTATTACTTTTTGAGATGTTCCAATTACCTGATAATTATTTAATAATAACAGGTTTCGTTGTTGTCTTTATATATCTTACAATTCTTAAAGCTTCCGGCACCGGTACTCTCGCTTATATTATTCTAAAAGTAAAAGTCGTTGGTTTAGATGGCAGTCGACCGTCATTTTAA